In the Streptomyces sp. NBC_01276 genome, AGCCGGCCGCGGGCCGCGACGAGCCGGGCCGCGTCGGGCAGCGAGAACACCCCGGCCGCGTAGGCGGCGGTGAGTTCGCCGACGGAGTGCCCGGCGAGGACGTCGGGCCGCAGGCCCCTTGAGGTGACGAACGCGTACAGGGCGGCTTCGAGGGCGAACAGCGCGGGCTGCGTGTACCGGGTGCGGTCGAGGAGGGCTGCGTCGGGTGAACCGGGCCCGGCGAACATCACGGTGCGCAGCGGGCGCGGCAGGTGGGGGTCGAAGGCGGCGCAGACCTCGTCGAGGGCGGCGGCGAACACCGGTTCGGCGGCGTACAGTTCGCGGCCGGTGCCGGGTCGCTGGCTGCCCTGGCCGGTGAAGAGGAACGCGGTGCGGCGGTCCTCGGCCGCCTCCCCGGTGACGGTCGCCCCGGTGTCGGGGTGTTCGTCCCCGGCGAGGGAGCCGAGGCCGTGCAGCAGGGCGTCGAGGTCGTCCCCGAGGACGACGGCGCGGTGCGCGAAGGCGGTGCGGCCGTGGGCGAGCGCGGAGGCGACGGCGGCGGGGTCGGTACGGTCCGCGGGCCGGGCGGCGACGTGGTCGGCGAGGCGGCGGGCCTGGTCGCGAAGGGCGGACGGGGTCCGGGCGGAGAGCGCCCAGGCGAGGGGCCGTGGCTGCACGGGGTCCTCGGCGGACCGGTCGGGCTCGGCGAACCGGTCGGACCGGGCGAGCCGGTCGGACCCGGCGGAAGCGGCGTTGGGCCCCACCGCCATCGGGCTCTGGGGCTGCCCGGCGGCCTGCGGCTGCTCGGCGGACTCCAGGATGACGTGGGCGTTGGTGCCGCTCGCCCCGAAGGCGGAGACCCCGGCCCGGCGCGGCCCGTCTCCCCGCTGTGGCCAGGGGGTGCGCTCGGTGAGCAGGGTGACGGCTCCGGCGGTCCAGTCGACGCGACTGGACGGGGTGTCGGCGTGCAGCGTCCGGGGCAGGACCCCGTGCCCCAGGGCCAGCACCGTCTTGATCACGCCCGCGACACCGGCGGCGGCCTGCGCGTGGCCGATGTTGGACTTGAGGGAGCCGAGGAGCAGCGGTTCTCCGGCGGGGCGGGCGCGGCCGTAGGTGGCGAGGAGGGCCTGGGCCTCGATCGGGTCGCCGAGCCTGGTTCCGGTGCCGTGGGCCTCGACGGCGTCGACCTGGTCGGCGGTGAGCCCGGCCTGGCGCAGGGCGGCGCGGATGACGCGCTGCTGGGCCGGGCCGTTGGGGGCGGTCAGGCCGGCGCCGCCGCCGTCCTGGTTGACGGCCGAGCCGCGCAGTACGGCCAGCACGGTGCGCCCGTCGCGACGGGCGTCGGAGAGCCGCTGGAGCAGCAGCATGCCGGCGCCCTCGCCGAAGCCGGTGCCGTCGGCGTCGTCGGAGAAGGCCTTGCAGCGGCCGTCGGCGGCCAGGCCCCGCTGGCGCGAGAAGTCGATGAACATGGTCGGCGTGGACAGCACGGTGGCTCCGCCCGCGAGCGCGAGGTCGCACTCCCCGGCCCGCAGGGCCTGCGCGGCCAGGTGCAGGGCGACGAGCGAGGAGGAGCAGGCGGTGTCCACGGTGACGGCCGGTCCGCGCAGGCCGAAGGTGTAGGAGACCCGGCCGGAGGCGACGCTGCCCGCGCTGCCGTTGACGAGGTAGCCCTCCAGGCCCTCGGGGACGGCCACGCCCGGGGTGTGGGGGACGCGGGCGCCGTAGTCGTCGTACATGACGCCCGCGTAGACGCCCGTACGGCTGTCGCGGACGTCTTCCCGGCGCAGCCCGGCGCGTTCGAACGCCTCCCAGGAGGTTTCCAGCAGGAGCCGCTGCTGCGGGTCCATCGCGAGGGCCTCGCGGGGCGAGATCCCGAAGAACTCCGGGTCGAAGTCGGCGCAGTCGTGGAGGAACCCGCCCTCGCGGGCGTAGCTGGTGCCGGGGGCGGCGCCGTCCGGGTCGTACAGCGCGTCGAGGTCCCAGCCGCGGTCGGCGGGCAGGCCGGAGATCGCGTCGGTGCCGGATTCGAGGAGCTGCCACAGCGCCTCGGGGGTGCGTACGCCGCCGGGGAGGCGGCAGCTCATGGAGACGATCGCGACGGGTTCGCGGGCGCTCTCCTCCACGGCCCTCAACTGTTCGCGGGTGCTGACGAGTTCGGCCGTGACCCGCTTGAGGTAGTCGCGGATCCTGGCCGAGTTGTCGTCGCTTCCGGCCGTGGGGTGCGGGGCGCTCTCCGTCACAACTGCTCCTCGATGAAGGCAAAAAGTTCTTCGTCGTCGGCCGAATCCAGGCCGGTCCCGGCGGCTGCGGCGGGGACCGCCGCGAGGGGGGCCGGTGCGGTGGGCGGCCCGGCGGCGGCCGCCACCGAGGCGACGAGCCGGGTGAGCCGGCGGTGTACGGTCTCGTGGGCGATGTCGTCGGCCTCCAGGGCGGCGAGGGCGGCCTCCAGGGCGGCGAGCCCGGCGAGGGCCGCTTCGCCCGCGGCGGCGCTGCCGTTCCCGGTGGCGCGCAGTTCCCCGCCGAGGTGTTCGGCGACGGCCTGTGCGGTGGGGTGGTCGAAGACGAGGGTCGGCGACAGGCGCAGTCCGGTCGCGGCGGTGAGCCGGTTGCGGAGCTCGACGGCGGTCAGCGAGTCGAAGCCGGTCTCGCGCAGCGGCCGGGCCGGTTCGACGGCGCCGGGTCCGGCGAAGCCGAGGACCGCGGCGATCTCGCCCCGTACCAGGGTGAGCAGTTCCCGGTGCCGGGCGGCCGGGTCGAGCCCGGACAGGCGCAGGGCGAGCGCCCGTGCCGCCTCCTCGCCCGGGGCGAGCCCACCGGCCGCCGCGGCCTCCGCCGGGGCCCCGGGGGTTGCCGTCGTGGCGGCGCGGGGCGCGGGCGCCGCCGGGGGGACCAGGGCGCGGAGCAGGACGGGCACCGCGTCGGGTCCGTGCGCGGCCTGCTCGCGGCGCAGGGCCGCCGTGTCCAGGCGCAGGGGGACGAGGAGGGCCTCGTCGGCGGCCGCGGCGGGGGTGGCGAGGGCCCGGTCGAAGAGGGCGAGGCCCTGTTCGTTGCTCATGGGGGCGAGCCCGGAGCGCCTCATGCGCCGCAGGTCGGTGTCGGAGAGGTGCCCGGTCATCCCGGTGGCCTCCCCCCACAGGCCCCACGCGAGGGAGACCGCGGGCAGCCCGGCGGCCCTGCGGTGCTGGGCGAGGGCGTCGACGAAGGTGTTCGCGGCGGCGTAGTTGGCCTGTCCGGGACGGCCGAGGAGGCCGGCGGCGCCGGAGAACAGGACGAACGCCGACAGCGGCAGGTGGGCGGTCAGCTCGTGCAGGTGCAGTGCGGCGTCGGCCTTGGGCCGCAGTACGGTGGCCAGCCGGCCGGCGTCGAGGGCGGTGAGCGCCCCGTCGTCGAGGACGCCCGCCGCGTGCACGACGCCGGTCAGCGGGTGGGCCGCCGGGACGCGCGAGAGCAGTGCTTCCAGTTCGGAGCGGTGACCCGTGTCGCAGGCGGCGATCTCGACGCGTGCTCCCAGCGCGGTCAGTTCCCGCTCCAGCTCGGCGGCTCCGTCGGCGGCGGGTCCACTGCGGCTGACGAGCAGCAGGCCCCGTACTCCGTGGGCGGTGACGAGGTGCCGGGCGAGGAGCCGCCCGAGCGTGCCGGTCCCGCCGGTGACCAGGACGGTCCCTTCCGGGTCGAACCCGGCCGGGGCCGTCCCGGGGGCGTCGTCCTCGGGACGGCGCGCCAGGACGGGGGTGAGCGGCTCGCCGTCGCGGAGACCGAACTGCGGTGCGCCGGTGGCGAGGGCCTCGACGAGGGCCGCCGCCGAGGCCGGGGTTCCGTCGGTGTCGGCGAGGACGAAGCGGCTGGGGTGCTCGCTCTGCGCGGAGCGTACGAGGCCCCACAGCCCGGCGGCCGGCAGTCCGGGCAGCGCCTCCCCGGGCCGGGTGGCCACGGCCCGCCGGGTCAGCACGACCAACCGGGCCGCGCCGAGCCGTTCGTCCTGGCCGAGCCACTCGCGCAGCAGGGCCAGGCACCGCGCGGTGGTCTCGTGCACGGCGTCCGGGGCCGGGGCCCGGCCGGGCGTCGGCCCCGCGTCCGTGTCCGGGTCCGCGTCCGGGTCCGCGTCCGCGTCCGGGAAGGACACGACGACGGCGTCGGGCACGGGGGCACCCGCCTCGACGGCGGCGAACAGCGCGGCCAGGTCCGGATGGACGTCGACGGGTACGCCGGCCGCCCCGGAGCCGAGGCCGGTTCCGTCGGTTCCGACCACGGCCAGCCGGTGGACCGGGTTGCGCCGTCCGGTCCCGGCCGGCACGGGGTGCGCGGCGGGCGCGGGGCCCTGCCAGGCGATCCGGTAGAGCGGCGGCACGTCGTCGGCCGCCCCGAGGAGCGCGGCGAGGCGTTCGCGCGGGACGGGCCGCATGACAAGGGCGTCGAGGGTCAGGACGGGCGCCCCGACGGTGTCGACGGCCTCCAGTGAGACGGCGCCGTCCGCCGTGCGGGCGAGACGGACCCGCAGGGCGTCGGCCCCGGTCGCGTGCAGGGTGGCCCCCTGCCAGGCGAACGGCAGCAGCACCGCGTCGTCGGGCACGTCGAGGAGTCCGCCCGCGAGCCACGGCTGGAGCGCCGCGTCGAGGAGCGCCGGGTGGACCCCGTAGAGCCCGGCGGTGCTCCGCGCGGAGGCGGGGAGGCGGATCTCGGCGAACACCTCTCCGGGGCGGCGCCAGGCGGCGGTGATCCCGGCGAAGACGTCGCCGTACTCGTAGCCGAGGTCGGCGAAGCGGGCGTAGACCTCGTCCGGTTCGACCGGTTCGGTTCCGGGCGGCGGCCAGGCCGCCCCGCCGGCGCCCGCCCAGTCGGCCGGTGCCGGGACCCGCGGCGCGGCCGGGGCGGGGGCGAGGACTCCGGAGGCGTGACGGGTCCAGGGGGCGCCGTCGGCCTCGGTGCGGGAGTGCAGGTTCACCGCACGGCGTCCGCTCCCGTCGGCGGCCCCCACCCGTACCTGGACCTGGACGGCTCCGCGTCCGGGGAGCACGAGCGGTGCCTCAAGGCCGAGTTCCTCCAGCCCGGCGCTGCCCGTCGCGGCGGCGGCATGCAGGACGAGCTCGACGAAGGCGGTGCCGGGCAGCAGGGTCCGGCCGGAGACGGCGTGATCGGCGATCCACGGGTGGTCGACGAGCGAGATCCGCCCGGCGAACAGCACCTCTCCCGTCTCGGCGAGGGGCAGGGCGCCGCCCAGCAGAGGGTGGCTCTCCCACTCCATGCCGAACCGCGCGGCCGCGGCGTCGCCGACTCCGGCGGGGGAGGTGGGGGCCCAGTAGTGGGTGTGCTGGAAGGCGTAGGTGGGCAGCTCGACGCGGCGGGCACCGGTGCCCTCGAAGAGCTGCGCCCAGTCGATGTCGGTGCCGCGCACGAAGAGCTCGGCGGCACACGTCAGGAAGCGTTCCAGGCCGCCTTCGTCACGGCGCAGGGAACCGGTCGCCAGGACGTCGACACCGGCGGCGTCGGCCGCCTCCTGGATCCCGATGGTGAGGACGGGGTGCGCGCTGGACTCGACGAAGGTGGCGAAGCCGTCTTCCAGGAGGACCTTGACGGTCTCCTCGAAACGGACGGGGTGACGCAGGTTGCGATACCAGTACCCGGCATCGAGCACGGTCTCCGTCAGGAGGCCGCCGGTCACGGTCGAATAGAACGGGATCTCCGCCCTACGCGGCACAATCGGGCCGAGAACATCCAGCAGCTCCGCCTCGATCCGCTCCACATGCGCAGAATGCGAGGCGTAATCGACGGGCACCTGACGGGCCCGGATCCCCTCCCCCACCGCCTCCGCGACGAACACGGCCACCGCATCCGCATCCCCGGCGACAACCGTGCTCGACGGCCCGTTCACCGCAGCCACACCCAGCCGGCCCGCCCACACCCCAAGCCGCGCCTCAACAACCTCCAACGGCAACGGAATCGACGCCATACCCCCCAGACCCGCCAACTCACGCCCGATCACCTGAGCCCGCAACGCAACCACCCGCGCCGCATCCGCAAGGGACAACGCCCCCGACACGACAGCAGCTGCGATCTCACCCTGCGAATGCCCGACCACCGCATCCGGCACCACACCCAGCGAACGCCACACCTCGGCGAGCGAAACCATCACCGCCCACGTCACGGGCTGGACCACATCCACCCGCTCCAGCGAACGCCCCTCCCGCAACACCTCCACCACATCGAAATCCACGAACGGCGCCAGAGCATCAGCACACTCCCGCAACCGCCCCGCGAAAACGGGCGAGGAATCCAACAACCCCGCACCCATCCCCACCCACTGCGTCCCCTGACCCGGAAACACCAACACCCGACGACCGAACGACCCCGCCACACCCTCGACGGTCGTACCGCCGAGGACCACCCGGCGGTGTTCGAACCTCGCGCGTGCCGACGCCAGGGTGTAGCCGACGTCCAGCGGACGCGGCGCGGGCTCCCGTTCCATGTGGGTGCGCAGGCGTTCCACCTGGTCACGCAGGCCCGCCGCCGACCGACCCGTCACCACCACGGGGACCACCGGCAGCTCCCGGGAGTCCGCTTCCGCGGCGGGCTCCGTCAGCGGGGCCTGCTCCAGGATCACGTGCGCGTTCGTCCCGCTCACGCCGAAGGCCGAGACGCCGGCCCGGCGCGGACGGTCGTCGCGCTCCGGCCAGTCCCGCGCCTGCGTGAGCAGCTCGACGGCACCCGTCTCCCAGTCGACCCGCGAGGACGGCGCGTCCACGTGCAGGGTCCTGGGGAGCTTCCCGTGCCGCAGGGCCATCACCATCTTGATGACGCCGCCCACACCGGCCGCGGCCTGCGGGTGTCCGATGTTCGACTTCAGCGACCCGAGCCACAAAGGCTGACCAGCCGGACGCTGACCGTACGTGGCCAGCAGCGCCTGCGCCTCGATCGGGTCACCCAGCCGCGTGCCCGTCCCGTGCGCCTCGACCACGTCCACGTCGGCCATGCCCAGGCGGGCGTTGGCCAGCGCCTGTGTGATGACGCGTTCCTGCGAGGGGCCGTTGGGGGCGGTGAGGCCGTTGCTGGCACCGTCCTGGTTGACCGCGTCGCCTCGGATGACGGCGAGCACGGGGTGCCCGTTGCGCACGGCGTCGGAGAGCCGTTCGACGAGGACCATGCCCGCGCCCTCGCCCCAGCTGGTGCCGTCCGCGGCGTCGGCGAAGGCCTTGCTGCGGCCGTCGGCGGCGAGGCCGCGCTGGCGCGAGAACTCCACGAACAGACCGGGTGCGGCCATGACGGTGACGCCGCCCGCGAGGGCGAGGTCGCAGGTGCCGGACCGCAGGGCCTGCGCGGCGAGGTGCAGCGCCACCAGCGATGAGGAACAGGCCGTGTCGACCGAGACCGAGGGCCCCTCCAGACCGAGGGCGTAGGAGATGCGGCCGGAGACGACGCTCGCGGACTTGCCGGTGAGGAGGTGTCCCTCGTGCTCCTCGGACGCCTCGTGCAGGCGGGAGGCGTACTCCTGGTGCGTGAGGCCCGCGTAGACGCCGGTACGGGTGCCGCGCAGCGACTGCGGATCGATGCCGGCGCGTTCGAGGGCTTCCCAGGAGGTCTCCAGCAGCAGCCGCTGCTGGGGGTCCATGACGAGGGCCTCGCGGGGCGAGATCCCGAAGAAGTCGGCGTCGAACCCGGCGGCCCCGTGCAGGAATCCGCCTTCGCGGACGTACGTCGTCCCGCGGCGGCCGGCCTCGGGGTCCGGCTCGTAGATCTCGTCGAGGTTCCAGCCCCGGTCCACGGGGGCGGCGCCGATCACGTCGCGTTCCGCCATGAGGAGGTCCCACAGCGCCTCGGGGCTGTCGGCGTCGCCGGGGAACCGGCAGGCCATGCCGACGATGACGACGGGGTCGTCGTGGTCGGGGCCCGCGGCACCGGCCGGAGCGGCGGCGGGGGCCGGGGCCACGGCCGCGTCGCCCAGGAGCCGGCCGCGCAGGTACGCGGCGAGCGCGGCCGGGCTGGGCCGGTCGAACACCACGGTGGCGGGGAGGGTCAGCCCGGTGACCCGGCCCAGCCGGTTGCGCAGTTCGAGCGCGGTGAGCGAGTCGAACCCGGCGTCCTTGAACGCCCGGTCGGGGCGGATCGCGTCGGTGCCGGTGTGGCGCAGGACGGCCGCGGCTTCGGTACGGACCAGTTCGGTGAGCGTCCGGGTCCGTTCGGTTTCCGTCAGTGCCGTGAGCCGCGCGGCCAGTACGTCGGCGGGTGAGCCGGCGGACGCGTCGTCCCGGCCCGTGGCGACGGATCCGCCTGCCCGCCGACCCTCGGCTTCGAGGGCCTGCCGGGCTTCGGGGAGGGTGTCGAAGAGGGGGCCGGGGCGGGCGGCCGCCCGGCGGGGGGCGAAGTCCGCCCATGCGACGTCGACGACGGTGACGCAGACGTCGGCGTGGTCCAGCGCCCGGTGCAGGGCCTCCACGCCGTCCTGCGGGTCGATGGCCCTGATGCCGCCGCGGGTCAGGTTCGCCTCGCCGGTTCCCTCGGCCATGCCTCCGCCGCCCCACAGGCCCCAGGCCACGGAGGTCGCGGGCAGGCCGTCGGCGCGGCGCCGTTCGGCGAGGACGTCGAGCGAGGCGTTGGCGGCGGCGTAGGCGGCCTGGCCGCCGTTGCCCCAGGTACCGGTGACGGAGGAGAACAGGACGAAGGCGTCCAGCTCCAGACCGCGGGAGCGGGTGAGTTCGTCCAGGTGACGTGCCGCATCGGCCTTGGGGGCGGCGATCTCGGCGAACCGGCCGGCGTCGAGCCTGGCGATCACGCCGTCGTTGAGGACGCCGGCGGTGTGGAAGACGGCCGTCGGGGGGTGGGCGTCGAGGAGGGCGGCGAGCGCGCTCCGGTCGGAGACGTCGCAGGCGGCGAGGGTCACCTCGGCGCCGAGGGCGCGCAGTTCGGCGGCCAGGTCCTCGGCGCCCGGGGCCCCGGCGCCCCGGCGGCTGGTCAGGACGAGATGCCCGGCGCCCTGCGCGGCGAGCCAGCGCGCGACGTGCGCCCCGAGCGCGCCGGTCCCCCCGGTCACCAGGACCGTGCCGCGGGCACGCCAGCGGGTGCCGTCGGCCGTCCCGGCGGGCAGGACGGCCCGGCTGACCCGGCGCCCGTAGGAGCCGGAGGCACGGACGGCGATCTGGTCCTCGGCGCCGGGGTGCCCGCCCTGGGCGAGGGCGGCGGCGACGCGGTCGAAGGCACGCGCGTCGGGCTCGGCGGGCAGGTCGACGACGCCGCCCCACAGCGCGGGCAGTTCGAGGGCGGCCACCCGGGCGAAGGCCCACACCTGGGCTCCGATGTCGGTCGGCAGCTCCCGGGGCGCGGCGGCGACGGCCTCGCTGGTCAGCGCCCAGACCCGGGTGACGACCGGGCTCCGCTCGGCGTCCCCGGCGGCCTGGACGAGGCTCAGCGTCGCGCGCAGGGCATCGGGACCCGGCACGAGGGAGAGCAGGGAGAGGATCCCGGCCGGGGCGGTGTGCCCGGCCAGGGCGGCGGCCAGCCCGGCGCGGGTGGCGCCGGCGGCGTCGACGGTGACCCGTTCGACGCGGGCGCCGTGCCGTACGAGGGCCGCCTCCGCCCCGTCGGCGAGTCCGGCCGCCGGGGCGTCGTCCGAGGGGACCAGCAGCAGCCAGGTCCCGTCGAGGCGTACGGGCGTACCACCACCGCGCAGGCTCTGCCAGCCGGTCCGGTACCGCAGGGTGTCCACGCCCGACGCTTCTACGGGACGGGCCGGGGCGGGGGGTG is a window encoding:
- a CDS encoding type I polyketide synthase, with protein sequence MNPETGEQHVGDNDIAVVGLACRLPGAANHEEFWELLRNGRNSVSRQDDGTWRAALEDHGAFDAEFFGMTAAQAAATDPQQRLVLELGWEALEHAGIVPGRLRGTRTGVYVGIASDDYATLAARRTGDAGGYSAAGRQRAMAANRLSYLLGLRGPSMAVDTAQSSSLVAVHLACESLRRGESDLAVVGGVNLILADDSTTVMDLMGALSPDGRCHTFDARANGYVRGEGGVAVVLKPLHRALADGDRVHCVVKGGAVNNDGGGPSLTTPDRAAQEAVLREAYDRAGVRPGRVRFVELHGTGTRAGDPVEAAALGAVLGTARAATGADTPLAVGSAKTNVGHLEGAAGLVGFLKAVLTVREGEIPATLNHETPHPDIPLDALNLRVPTAPEPWTEPFGQRRLAGVSSFGMGGTNAHLVLEEAPAEVAAEAPAGVPAEDAAEDAAEDRRAALPVVPVVVSGRTAEGLRDQAAQLSARVEHGPELDLLDVAWTLADARTVFGHRAVVLAGDRDELLTRLERSAVHGVAGSFGRRVLVFPGQGTQWVGMGAELLDSSPVFAGRLRECADALAPFVDFDVVEVLREGRSLERVDVVQPVTWAVMVSLAEVWRSLGVVPDAVVGHSQGEIAAAVVSGALSLADAARVVALRAQVIGRELAGLGGMASIPLPLEAVEARLGVWAGRLGVAAVNGPSSTVVAGDADAVAVFVAEAVEEGIRARQVPVDYASHSAHVERIEAELLDVLGPIVPRRAEIPFYSTVTGGLLTETVLDAGYWYRNLRHPVRFEETVKVLLEDGFATFVESSAHPVLTIGIQEAADAAGVDVLATGSLRRDEGGLERFLTCAAELFVRGTDIDWARLFEGTGARRVDLPTYAFQRTHHWLGSEAADGPARSSADTATETLLSRELRGRSENEQLDHVLDLVRVHAATVLGHISAAAIAAEKTFKEQGFESINGIELRNRLRAATGLRLPTTLIYDAPTPLAVARLIRDAAVETLREHAPSASAAEPPRQAPVEPLSADEPIAIVGMACRFPGGVSSPEGLWDLVSSGVDAVSGFPVDRGWDVEGLFDPEPGVPGRSYVREGGFLHEAGEFDADFFGISPREAVAMDPQQRLLLETSWEALERAGVPASSLRGSRTGVFVGAMSQEYGPRLYEPAQGYEGYLLTGNTASVLSGRVSYALGLEGPAVTVDTACSSSLVALHLAVQSLRSGECDVALAGGASVMAAPGLFVEFSQQRGLAVDGRCKAFSDAADGTGWAEGVGMLLVERLSDAVARGHRVLAVVRGSAVNQDGASNGLTAPNGPSQQRVIRAALESAGLGVADVDVVEAHGTGTRLGDPIEAQALLATYGQRPAGQPLWLGSLKSNIGHAQAAAGVGGVIKMVMALEHGRLPRTLHVGVPSSQVDWEAGAVELLAEERVWPEVGRVRRAGVSSFGVSGTNAHVILEQAPARVEEAVEAARELPVVPLVLTARSETALQAQAERLRSHVEGEGARLRALDLGYALATGRSMLEHRQVAVGPVTVEGVAGPFGRRVLVFPGQGTQWVGMGAELLGSSPVFAGRLRECADALAPFVDFDVVEVLREGRSLERVDVVQPVTWAVMVSLAEVWRSLGVVPDAVVGHSQGEIAAAAVSGALSLADAARVVALRAQVIGRELAGLGGMASIPLPLEAVEARLGVWAGRLGVAAVNGPSSTVVAGDADAVAAFVAEAVEEGIRARQVPVDYASHSAHVERIEAELLDVLGPIVPRRAEIPFYSTVTGGLLTETVLDAGYWYRNLRHPVRFEDTVRKLIAKGFGTFVESSAHPVLTMGVQETAEAVGAEVVTTGSLRRDEGGLERFLTCAAELFVRGTDIDWARLFEGTGARRVELPTYAFQRTHHWLPAPPAPARPVEASGVDTLRYRTGWQSLRGGGTPVRLDGTWLLLVPSDDAPAAGLADGAEAALVRHGARVERVTVDAAGATRAGLAAALAGHTAPAGILSLLSLVPGPDALRATLSLVQAAGDAERSPVVTRVWALTSEAVAAAPRELPTDIGAQVWAFARVAALELPALWGGVVDLPAEPDARAFDRVAAALAQGGHPGAEDQIAVRASGSYGRRVSRAVLPAGTADGTRWRARGTVLVTGGTGALGAHVARWLAAQGAGHLVLTSRRGAGAPGAEDLAAELRALGAEVTLAACDVSDRSALAALLDAHPPTAVFHTAGVLNDGVIARLDAGRFAEIAAPKADAARHLDELTRSRGLELDAFVLFSSVTGTWGNGGQAAYAAANASLDVLAERRRADGLPATSVAWGLWGGGGMAEGTGEANLTRGGIRAIDPQDGVEALHRALDHADVCVTVVDVAWADFAPRRAAARPGPLFDTLPEARQALEAEGRRAGGSVATGRDDASAGSPADVLAARLTALTETERTRTLTELVRTEAAAVLRHTGTDAIRPDRAFKDAGFDSLTALELRNRLGRVTGLTLPATVVFDRPSPAALAAYLRGRLLGDAAVAPAPAAAPAGAAGPDHDDPVVIVGMACRFPGDADSPEALWDLLMAERDVIGAAPVDRGWNLDEIYEPDPEAGRRGTTYVREGGFLHGAAGFDADFFGISPREALVMDPQQRLLLETSWEALERAGIDPQSLRGTRTGVYAGLTHQEYASRLHEASEEHEGHLLTGKSASVVSGRISYALGLEGPSVSVDTACSSSLVALHLAAQALRSGTCDLALAGGVTVMAAPGLFVEFSRQRGLAADGRSKAFADAADGTSWGEGAGMVLVERLSDAVRNGHPVLAVIRGDAVNQDGASNGLTAPNGPSQERVITQALANARLGMADVDVVEAHGTGTRLGDPIEAQALLATYGQRPAGQPLWLGSLKSNIGHPQAAAGVGGVIKMVMALRHGKLPRTLHVDAPSSRVDWETGAVELLTQARDWPERDDRPRRAGVSAFGVSGTNAHVILEQAPLTEPAAEADSRELPVVPVVVTGRSAAGLRDQVERLRTHMEREPAPRPLDVGYTLASARARFEHRRVVLGGTTVEGVAGSFGRRVLVFPGQGTQWVGMGAGLLDSSPVFAGRLRECADALAPFVDFDVVEVLREGRSLERVDVVQPVTWAVMVSLAEVWRSLGVVPDAVVGHSQGEIAAAVVSGALSLADAARVVALRAQVIGRELAGLGGMASIPLPLEVVEARLGVWAGRLGVAAVNGPSSTVVAGDADAVAVFVAEAVGEGIRARQVPVDYASHSAHVERIEAELLDVLGPIVPRRAEIPFYSTVTGGLLTETVLDAGYWYRNLRHPVRFEETVKVLLEDGFATFVESSAHPVLTIGIQEAADAAGVDVLATGSLRRDEGGLERFLTCAAELFVRGTDIDWAQLFEGTGARRVELPTYAFQHTHYWAPTSPAGVGDAAAARFGMEWESHPLLGGALPLAETGEVLFAGRISLVDHPWIADHAVSGRTLLPGTAFVELVLHAAAATGSAGLEELGLEAPLVLPGRGAVQVQVRVGAADGSGRRAVNLHSRTEADGAPWTRHASGVLAPAPAAPRVPAPADWAGAGGAAWPPPGTEPVEPDEVYARFADLGYEYGDVFAGITAAWRRPGEVFAEIRLPASARSTAGLYGVHPALLDAALQPWLAGGLLDVPDDAVLLPFAWQGATLHATGADALRVRLARTADGAVSLEAVDTVGAPVLTLDALVMRPVPRERLAALLGAADDVPPLYRIAWQGPAPAAHPVPAGTGRRNPVHRLAVVGTDGTGLGSGAAGVPVDVHPDLAALFAAVEAGAPVPDAVVVSFPDADADPDADPDTDAGPTPGRAPAPDAVHETTARCLALLREWLGQDERLGAARLVVLTRRAVATRPGEALPGLPAAGLWGLVRSAQSEHPSRFVLADTDGTPASAAALVEALATGAPQFGLRDGEPLTPVLARRPEDDAPGTAPAGFDPEGTVLVTGGTGTLGRLLARHLVTAHGVRGLLLVSRSGPAADGAAELERELTALGARVEIAACDTGHRSELEALLSRVPAAHPLTGVVHAAGVLDDGALTALDAGRLATVLRPKADAALHLHELTAHLPLSAFVLFSGAAGLLGRPGQANYAAANTFVDALAQHRRAAGLPAVSLAWGLWGEATGMTGHLSDTDLRRMRRSGLAPMSNEQGLALFDRALATPAAAADEALLVPLRLDTAALRREQAAHGPDAVPVLLRALVPPAAPAPRAATTATPGAPAEAAAAGGLAPGEEAARALALRLSGLDPAARHRELLTLVRGEIAAVLGFAGPGAVEPARPLRETGFDSLTAVELRNRLTAATGLRLSPTLVFDHPTAQAVAEHLGGELRATGNGSAAAGEAALAGLAALEAALAALEADDIAHETVHRRLTRLVASVAAAAGPPTAPAPLAAVPAAAAGTGLDSADDEELFAFIEEQL